From a region of the Malania oleifera isolate guangnan ecotype guangnan chromosome 12, ASM2987363v1, whole genome shotgun sequence genome:
- the LOC131144424 gene encoding pentatricopeptide repeat-containing protein DOT4, chloroplastic translates to MFPAVKAAPNMSVFPPPHQNQRKNSTRFQIGSVFIRPFSRTLALSSNLHESCATIEASGLLNETIDLDMSSTNAKIRKFCELGNLKSAVDLLSKSQNSELELRTYCSLLQLCADLNSLEDGKKVHWMIRSKGIEVDGVLGSKLVFMYATCGDLVEGRRIFNKIANEKVFLWNHLMNGYTKMGNIKESINLYKRMRELGIEVNSYAFSCVFKCFAAVGSVVEGEEAHSHMLKSGFSSYNTAVNSLIAFYFKCGRVNSARKLFDEMINRDVISWNSMISGYVANGLAEKGLNIFIEMLFSGVEIDLATMVSVLVACANVGTISLGKEVHAYGIKVFRGGEVTLHNTLLDMYSKSGDLNGAVRVFERMEERSIVSWTSMIAGCAREGLFDLAIELFREMASEGLRPDVFSITSILHACACNGSLESGKEIHNYIIEHNMHSSLSVSNALMDMYAKCGSVEDAYSIFSHMSVRDIVSWNTMIGGYSKNSLPSEALCLFIEMQKESKADSITMACILPACASLAALGRGQEIHGHILRNGYFSDRYVANALVDMYVKCGALVLARVLFDMIPVKDLVSWTVMIAGYGMHGFGGESIVTFSDMRNAGIDPDEVSFTSILYACSHSGLLQEGWTFFNIMKNDFNIQPNLEHYACMVDLLARTGHLSKAYRFIETMPLEPDATIWGALLCGCRIHHDVKLAEKVAEHVFKLEPENTGYYVLLANIYAEAEKWEKVKKLREKIGRHGLKKNPGCSWIEIRGKVHIFVAGDSSQPEAKRIVSLLKRLRTEMRKKGYMPKTQFALINADEREKEVALCGHSEKLAMAFGILSLPPGKTIRVTKNLRVCGDCHEMALFMSLNVGREIVLRDSNRFHHFKEGYCSCRGYW, encoded by the coding sequence ATGTTTCCGGCGGTCAAAGCCGCACCGAACATGTCGGTTTTCCCTCCACCCCACCAAAATCAGAGAAAAAATTCTACTAGATTTCAAATTGGGTCCGTCTTCATTAGGCCATTTTCAAGAACACTTGCGTTATCTTCGAATTTACACGAATCTTGTGCCACAATTGAGGCCTCCGGCTTGCTCAATGAAACCATCGATCTTGATATGTCTAGTACGAACGCTAAAATTCGAAAATTTTGCGAGTTGGGTAATCTGAAAAGTGCCGTAGATTTGCTCAGCAAGTCTCAGAATTCAGAGCTTGAGCTCAGGACTTACTGTTCTCTCTTACAGCTCTGTGCGGATCTAAACTCACTAGAAGATGGTAAGAAGGTTCATTGGATGATTAGGAGTAAAGGTATCGAAGTTGACGGCGTTTTGGGCTCAAAACTTGTGTTTATGTATGCGACTTGTGGTGATTTGGTTGAAGGGAGACGGATTTTCAATAAGATAGCGAATGAAAAGGTTTTTCTATGGAATCATTTGATGAATGGGTATACAAAAATGGGCAATATCAAGGAAAGTATAAACTTATACAAGCGGATGCGAGAGTTGGGGATTGAAGTGAATTCTTATGCgttttcttgtgttttcaagtgTTTTGCAGCCGTAGGAAGTGTAGTAGAAGGTGAAGAGGCTCACAGCCATATGTTGAAATCGGGATTCAGTTCTTATAATACGGCAGTAAATTCCTTAATTGCCTTCTACTTCAAGTGTGGAAGGGTTAACAGTGCACGTAAGTTGTTTGATGAAATGATTAACAGGGATGTTATATCCTGGAATTCAATGATCAGTGGGTACGTGGCAAATGGCCTTGCTGAGAAGGGACTCAATATTTTCATAGAGATGCTATTTTCAGGGGTTGAAATAGATTTGGCTACGATGGTTAGTGTTCTTGTAGCCTGTGCAAATGTTGGTACTATTTCATTGGGTAAGGAAGTCCATGCTTATGGAATAAAAGTCTTCCGTGGAGGGGAAGTCACCCTCCATAATACTTTACTGGACATGTATTCAAAAAGTGGTGACTTGAATGGCGCAGTTCGAGTTTTTGAGAGGATGGAAGAAAGAAGCATTGTATCATGGACTTCAATGATAGCAGGATGTGCTCGAGAAGGTTTATTTGATTTGGCGATTGAATTATTCCGAGAAATGGCAAGTGAAGGTCTTAGGCCTGATGTTTTTTCCATCACAAGCATTCTTCATGCTTGTGCTTGTAATGGCTCATTGGAGAGTGGCAAGGAAATACACAATTACATCATAGAGCACAACATGCACTCCAGCTTGTCTGTCTCTAATGCTCTAATGGACATGTATGCAAAATGTGGAAGCGTGGAAGATGCGTACTCAATATTTTCTCATATGTCTGTGAGGGATATTGTCTCATGGAATACAATGATTGGCGGTTACTCAAAGAACAGTCTTCCCAGTGAAGCACTCTGTTTGTTCATTGAAATGCAGAAAGAGTCCAAGGCTGACAGTATAACAATGGCCTGTATCCTCCCAGCTTGTGCCAGCCTAGCTGCTCTGGGGAGGGGCCAAGAGATCCATGGGCACATTCTCAGAAATGGGTACTTTTCAGATAGGTATGTTGCCAATGCACTTGTTGACATGTATGTGAAGTGTGGGGCACTCGTTCTAGCACGTGTACTTTTTGACATGATTCCTGTGAAGGATCTTGTTTCTTGGACGGTGATGATAGCTGGATATGGCATGCATGGTTTCGGTGGTGAATCTATTGTTACGTTCAGTGATATGAGAAATGCAGGTATCGACCCCGATGAAGTTTCCTTCACCTCTATACTGTATGCTTGTAGTCATTCAGGATTACTCCAAGAAGGATGGACATTTTTTAACATCATGAAAAATGACTTCAATATCCAGCCAAATTTGGAGCACTATGCTTGTATGGTGGATCTTCTAGCACGCACTGGGCATTTGTCGAAAGCATATAGATTCATTGAAACGATGCCTCTTGAGCCAGATGCTACAATTTGGGGTGCTTTGCTCTGTGGATGTAGGATCCACCATGACGTGAAACTAGCAGAGAAAGTTGCAGAACATGTTTTTAAGCTTGAGCCAGAGAACACAGGGTATTATGTGCTTCTAGCAAATATCTATGCCGAGGCAGAAAAAtgggaaaaagtgaaaaaatTGAGGGAGAAGATTGGTCGTCATGGATTGAAAAAAAATCCAGGCTGTAGCTGGATAGAGATCCGGGGCAAAGTTCACATTTTCGTTGCGGGAGATAGTTCACAACCAGAAGCCAAAAGAATAGTGTCTTTATTGAAGAGGTTGAGAACTGAGATGAGGAAGAAAGGTTACATGCCAAAGACACAGTTTGCTTTGATCAATGCAGACGAGAGGGAAAAGGAAGTGGCACTTTGTGGGCACAGTGAGAAGCTAGCCATGGCTTTTGGAATATTGAGCTTACCACCTGGCAAGACCATTCGGGTCACCAAGAATTTAAGAGTGTGTGGTGATTGTCATGAGATGGCCTTGTTCATGTCGCTGAATGTTGGGAGGGAGATTGTCTTGCGAGATTCTAATCGCTTCCATCATTTCAAGGAAGGGTATTGTTCATGCAGAGGTTACTGGTGA